The Opitutales bacterium DNA window CTGGTCCTGCTCGTCGGGGACGACGGCGTAAGCTGTCTCAAATTCCGAGGTAATCCATTCATCAAAGAGCGCGACGGCGGATTTTCCTGGGATGTCTTCATAGACACCTGCGCTGGCTCGGTCGGAAACATTGATGACGCCTATTTTCATATCCAAAGTGTTGATGCGTTTTTTTGTGCCGCTACGAGCAGAAGTCTAAACTTTGCCTTCCTTCCTCCAGCGATAGAGTGTCGTCGGATGGATGCCCATTTGTGCTGCGACCCAAGTTAAGTCGCCGCCACTCTCCTCAATAAGTTGCCGAGCGCGTCCCCATTTTTGTTTCTTATTGAGGGGTGCTGCGGGCGTGACGGTTCCGGCTTGGTTATTATAACTGAAATTCGGATTGCTCGACGCAGGGTAGGCCGAGATTGCATGTGCTGTAGACTCTGAAACCGCTTCAGGAACTTCTTTAGCTCGCTCCGGTGGCTGCCACCAGCCGCGGCGCATTACAGGCCCATCGTACTGGATCGCCAGGCGCTCAATTGTCTGCTTGAGCTCGCGAACGTTTCCGGGCCAGTCGTGTGATTGGAAGGTCTGTATCAGCTCAGGTTCAAGAGACTCGAAATTTTTACCTAAACGTTCCGCTGCTAGATCTATAAAATACCGGCTCAGTTCTGGAATGTCTTCAAGTCGATCTCGGAGCGGTGGCGTTTCTATAATGACCTCAGCGAGACGATAGTAGAGATCGAGGCGGAATTTTCCCAAAGCCGACTCAGCTTTGAGGCCACGGTTGGTCGCGGCAATGATGCGAGCATTGGCCTTGTACTCCTGATTTGATCCGATGCGCCGGGCGATGCGGGTTTCTAAAAATCGCAGGAGCTTAGGTTGCAGGGAGAGACTGAGTTCTCCAATTTCATCGAGGAAAAGAGTCCCGCCGGACGCTTCCTCAACTAACCCCTTCCGTGGTTTTTCTGCACCGGTATATGCGCCCTTTTCGACGCCAAAGAGTTCGGATTCCATCAATTCTGCTGGAATCGCGGCACAGTTTAAAGTGATGAAGGGGCCGCTGCCGTAAGCAGTCTGCAATGCCTGAGCCACACGTTCCTTACCCGTGCCAGACTCTCCAATGATTAACACTGTCGCGACAGTAGGCCCAGCTCGATGAACCGCTTCACGAAGATTCGCCATGATGCGCGACTGCCCAATGAGGATCTGATCATTGCTTGAAGACTGGCCTCCGTAGAGTTGCCACCAGAGCTGTTGGCTGCGCGCGGCATTTTCGGCACTTTCGCGAATCCGATCAAGGGTATCAGCCAGCACGACGACATCATAGGCGCCGTCTCTTGTCGCCTGCACGATGTGTTGGGTCTGAAGCTGTTCACCCAGCACGACGTAGTAGCGGCAGGTGCGGGCAAGCGTGACGCGAACCGAGGACCAAGCTGGATGTTCAAACCAAGAAAAAGGGACCACATAGACATCATTTAGACTGTCTGGACTGATTCCCTCGATGTCATCTGGATGGAGCAGGGTTACCCTAAGGTCGGCTTCTCTTAGGCGCTCCATCAGTGTGGGCTCCTTCTCAAGACTGAGAAGAAAGACACGCAAAGCAGATGGATCTTGGGCAGGCATAATGGGGTATATTTCGGGGAACGTTAGGTCCGCGACTCTAGCTCACAAGGTAAAGAGCAGAATTCCAGACTTTTATTTAAAGGACTTGTGAGCATACTGGTAGGATGTGGATAGATAACGCATGGGTGCAGCTCGCCATTATGGCATTTACTGGATGGTGTTCTTTAAACTTGATCCGGATTTTGGCACGTGCGTCGACACACACAGTTCAAGTCTGGGTTCCGCGTCCGAACACTGGCCCCCAGGGGGAGCCGACTCCGGCGGTGCCCGTTCCTGAACCCGGTCGAAACCAGGGAATCGTTGAGGTCGCTGCCCAGGAAGTTTCGCCCGAGCAGAGCCCTTTACGATTGGCGACTTTTGAGGACATCGAGAGCCAGTCCTCTTAGATTTTTCCCAACGTATAAATTATTAGGGTTTTTCTTCCGGAAATCCCCCACTTGGGAACGAATTGTGATATTTTAGGTGCCATCTTCATGGTCACCGCATCCTACAAACCTTTCCTATCTTTTACAGTTTTAGCGGGATTGCTCGTTTTTTCCGCATGCGGCGGAGATGATTCTAGTCGTCGTGCTCGAGAGCGAGCACCGGCGCCGGTCGAGGTGGTGCCAATCGAAAATGGTTTGATTCGCTCTATGCGGACCTACAGCGGTTCACTCGAAGCCGGTGCATTGTTTGATGTGGCACCTAAGGTGTCAGGGCGTCTCGATTCGATCCGCGTTGATCTTGGCGATGGCGTAGTCCCGGGGCAGGTTTTGGCGACCTTGGAAGACGATGAATTTCGCCAGATGCTGGCACAAGCCGAGGCAGAGCTCCGTGTGGCGGAGGCAAATCTACAGGAAGCGAACAATGCTTTACTCACGGCAGAACGCTCCGCCGAGCGTAGCAAGTCGCTCAACGAGCGGGGTATTGCTTCGGACGCATCTTTGGATGAAGCGCAGCAAGGCCTGGCGGCGGGTCGAGCGCGGCAGCTTGTAGCCGAAGCTCAAAAGCAGCGTGCCGAAGCTGCTCTGGCCGAGGCGAATATCCGCCTGGGATATACCGAGATAGTGGCTCGCTGGCCTGGAGACGACACGCGGCGCGTCGTGGCTGAGCGTTTTGTGGATGCAGGGCAGCTTGTGGGTTCGAACGACCCTGTGATGCAGATTGTCGATATCGACACACTCACCGCCGTGTTCTTTGTGACGGAGAGAGATTACCGCGGCCTCGCCGTGGGTCAGCCGGTGGACCTCGCTACGGATGCTTGGCCAGAACAAGTATTCGTCGGGGAGATTGCCCGGATCGCTCCCGTCTTCCGCTCTTCATCGCGCCAAGCTCGCGTAGAGGTGCGCGTGGGTAACAGCGACCAGCTTCTCAAACCTGGGATGTTTGTGCGTGTAACTGTGGAAATCGATCGCGCTGAGGCGGCGACCCTAGTCCCGGAAATTTCTCTGGTTAAGCGCGAAGAGGGCGAGGGCGTATTTATTCTAGATTCTGAGGGAACCCGTGTCCTGTGGCGTTCTGTGAAAGTTGGAATTCGCGAGGGCGCAGTGGTGCAAGTGATCGGCGAGGGTATCGATGGCTCT harbors:
- a CDS encoding sigma-54-dependent Fis family transcriptional regulator, which translates into the protein MPAQDPSALRVFLLSLEKEPTLMERLREADLRVTLLHPDDIEGISPDSLNDVYVVPFSWFEHPAWSSVRVTLARTCRYYVVLGEQLQTQHIVQATRDGAYDVVVLADTLDRIRESAENAARSQQLWWQLYGGQSSSNDQILIGQSRIMANLREAVHRAGPTVATVLIIGESGTGKERVAQALQTAYGSGPFITLNCAAIPAELMESELFGVEKGAYTGAEKPRKGLVEEASGGTLFLDEIGELSLSLQPKLLRFLETRIARRIGSNQEYKANARIIAATNRGLKAESALGKFRLDLYYRLAEVIIETPPLRDRLEDIPELSRYFIDLAAERLGKNFESLEPELIQTFQSHDWPGNVRELKQTIERLAIQYDGPVMRRGWWQPPERAKEVPEAVSESTAHAISAYPASSNPNFSYNNQAGTVTPAAPLNKKQKWGRARQLIEESGGDLTWVAAQMGIHPTTLYRWRKEGKV
- a CDS encoding efflux RND transporter periplasmic adaptor subunit codes for the protein MVTASYKPFLSFTVLAGLLVFSACGGDDSSRRARERAPAPVEVVPIENGLIRSMRTYSGSLEAGALFDVAPKVSGRLDSIRVDLGDGVVPGQVLATLEDDEFRQMLAQAEAELRVAEANLQEANNALLTAERSAERSKSLNERGIASDASLDEAQQGLAAGRARQLVAEAQKQRAEAALAEANIRLGYTEIVARWPGDDTRRVVAERFVDAGQLVGSNDPVMQIVDIDTLTAVFFVTERDYRGLAVGQPVDLATDAWPEQVFVGEIARIAPVFRSSSRQARVEVRVGNSDQLLKPGMFVRVTVEIDRAEAATLVPEISLVKREEGEGVFILDSEGTRVLWRSVKVGIREGAVVQVIGEGIDGSVVIVGQQLLEDGVAVSAFNPTSI